From a single Cyclobacterium marinum DSM 745 genomic region:
- a CDS encoding ABC transporter permease, with amino-acid sequence MEKWTLIIKPKTSWFDLHLKDIWTYRDLLLMFVKRDFIAVYKQTILGPLWFLIQPLLTTIMFILVFDKVANIPTDSAPPALFYLSGLVIWNYFSSCLNKTSVTFTANAGIFGKVYFPRLIIPLSNVVSALIGFAIQLLLLLILIAYYVWFLDSNIQLNTYLIFIPFLLLLVAALGLGVGIIISSLTTKYRDMIHLVTFGTQLLMYATPVIYPLSFFEGKYRLFILANPLTPIIELFRYSLLGVGEFHLWHLLYSTSITFLSLLIGVLIFNRIEKSFMDVV; translated from the coding sequence ATGGAAAAGTGGACTTTAATAATAAAACCTAAAACCTCTTGGTTTGATCTCCATCTTAAGGACATATGGACTTATCGTGATTTATTACTAATGTTTGTAAAAAGAGATTTTATTGCGGTTTATAAACAAACAATACTTGGCCCTTTGTGGTTTCTTATTCAACCTCTACTTACTACCATAATGTTCATTTTGGTATTTGATAAAGTAGCTAATATACCTACTGACAGTGCTCCTCCAGCCTTGTTTTACCTATCTGGTCTTGTAATTTGGAACTATTTTTCATCTTGTTTAAACAAAACCTCTGTAACCTTCACTGCAAACGCTGGAATATTTGGGAAGGTTTATTTCCCTAGGTTAATTATACCATTATCCAATGTTGTGTCAGCCTTGATCGGTTTTGCAATCCAACTATTACTACTTCTTATTCTTATTGCTTATTATGTTTGGTTTTTAGACAGTAATATCCAATTAAATACCTACCTGATATTTATTCCATTTTTACTATTATTGGTAGCCGCATTGGGGTTAGGTGTTGGAATTATTATATCTTCATTGACTACCAAATACAGAGACATGATTCACCTCGTTACTTTTGGAACTCAACTATTAATGTATGCAACCCCCGTAATTTATCCATTATCATTTTTTGAGGGCAAGTATAGGCTATTTATTCTGGCTAATCCCTTGACCCCAATTATTGAGTTATTTCGATATTCACTTTTGGGGGTCGGGGAGTTCCACCTATGGCACTTACTTTACAGTACTTCGATTACTTTCTTATCACTTCTTATTGGCGTATTAATTTTCAATAGAATTGAAAAAAGCTTTATGGACGTCGTTTAA
- a CDS encoding ABC transporter ATP-binding protein: MSDTVISIEGLGKKYRLGVIGTGRLSQDLTQWWAKIRGKEDPFKSVEQENFKPTQFGDFWALKDICFNVKRGEVLGIIGKNGAGKSTLLKILSRVTSPTTGIIKAKGRIASLLEVGTGFHPELTGRENIYLNGAILGMTKAEIRGKIDEIISFSGVEKHIDTPVKRYSSGMYVRLAFAVAAHLEPEILIVDEVLAVGDAEFQKKCLGKLGQVSKEGRTILFVSHNMGAVQALCNRAILLQDGNLTMDGPTNATISTYSEIAYNQSKAVWIYEPEKAVIGKYGVRIKAVRVLDQFHQVCNILNDNDPFYIEIEFQTNQHGNQLTSNIQLFSESGILILSSGNWPSTTLGVDKFSNVNLNVGTYRSRVKIPKYFLNEGGYYINALINREAATSIAFIEEAVSFTIVDSGNMRKEYTDYIGGVVRPKFEWNTELLETN; encoded by the coding sequence ATGTCAGACACTGTTATAAGTATAGAGGGTTTAGGTAAAAAGTACAGATTAGGTGTTATTGGCACCGGAAGGCTTAGTCAGGATTTAACTCAATGGTGGGCAAAAATAAGGGGGAAGGAAGATCCTTTTAAAAGTGTTGAACAAGAAAACTTTAAACCCACCCAATTTGGAGACTTTTGGGCACTAAAGGACATTTGCTTTAATGTTAAACGAGGAGAAGTCTTAGGAATTATAGGGAAAAATGGAGCAGGAAAATCAACGCTTCTGAAGATCCTTTCAAGGGTAACTTCCCCTACAACTGGTATAATAAAAGCAAAGGGTAGAATAGCTAGTTTATTGGAAGTAGGCACAGGTTTTCATCCTGAATTAACCGGAAGAGAAAATATTTATCTGAATGGTGCGATATTGGGAATGACCAAAGCTGAAATTAGAGGAAAAATCGATGAAATAATTAGCTTTTCAGGGGTTGAAAAACACATCGACACCCCAGTAAAGCGATATAGTAGCGGAATGTATGTTCGGTTAGCTTTCGCTGTAGCGGCTCATTTGGAACCTGAAATTCTTATTGTGGATGAAGTATTAGCTGTTGGAGATGCTGAATTTCAAAAAAAATGTTTAGGAAAACTAGGACAAGTAAGCAAAGAAGGAAGAACAATCCTTTTTGTTAGTCATAACATGGGGGCTGTTCAAGCTCTATGTAACAGAGCCATATTATTACAAGACGGAAATTTGACAATGGATGGTCCCACAAATGCAACAATATCTACCTATAGTGAGATCGCTTATAATCAATCGAAAGCAGTATGGATTTATGAGCCTGAAAAAGCAGTAATTGGAAAATATGGTGTCAGAATAAAGGCTGTAAGGGTTTTAGATCAGTTTCATCAAGTATGTAATATTTTAAATGATAATGATCCGTTTTACATTGAAATAGAATTTCAAACCAACCAACACGGTAATCAACTTACGAGTAATATTCAGTTGTTTTCCGAAAGTGGAATATTGATCCTATCCTCAGGAAACTGGCCATCTACCACCTTGGGTGTAGACAAATTTTCAAATGTAAATCTGAACGTAGGAACTTACCGGTCAAGAGTCAAAATTCCAAAGTACTTTTTAAATGAAGGCGGGTATTATATCAATGCTTTAATCAATCGGGAAGCAGCTACAAGTATTGCATTTATAGAAGAAGCTGTTTCTTTCACTATTGTCGATTCTGGAAATATGAGAAAAGAATATACCGATTATATAGGGGGGGTAGTTCGTCCAAAGTTCGAATGGAACACTGAATTACTAGAAACTAATTAA
- a CDS encoding glycosyltransferase, whose amino-acid sequence MNSSLVTIIIPCFNHGKYLPDAIDSCLNQTYSEIEIIIVDDGSTDNTCEVTKSYPSVTYLYQKNQGLSSARNTGIKHSNGAFLVFLDADDLLLHDAIAYNIEYLKKETKLAFVSGAHQVSTIDNIKIKTINESVVFDHFQTLLRKNYIGMHATVMFRREAFDEVLYDTTLKACEDYDIYLKIAKKHPIAHHNKVLSVYRRHQENMSNNIPFMLSTVLKVLNRQKHNLSKKDDLLALQEGKQNFTKYYHKLLFDQYKNCTNPFEYILFLFDTNFIKIIYKRFKVKLMGRFKNYKFLKNIIPLKGKRILFNLGFHKGFLPPIKKVKSGDFDRLSPFSKNFGYDRGGPIDRYYIEKFLEEASDMIYGRILEIGDNDYTLRFGKEKVKTSEILHINESNPKATIIGDLSDAPQIEDNSFDCILLTQTLHLVYDYQAVIKTCHRILKPGGALLLTVPGITPIDYGEWGYTWYWSFTGQAMKKMMAEYFSKSHSKINTYGNVYAATAFLYGMGLPEIKKEMLDFHDPRMQVIVTVKAIKEK is encoded by the coding sequence ATGAATTCATCCTTGGTTACAATAATTATCCCATGTTTTAATCATGGAAAATATCTTCCTGATGCAATAGATAGTTGTTTGAACCAAACTTATTCCGAGATTGAAATTATTATTGTAGATGATGGATCAACTGATAATACCTGTGAGGTTACAAAAAGTTATCCTAGTGTAACTTACCTATACCAAAAAAATCAAGGTTTGTCATCAGCCAGAAACACGGGAATAAAGCACAGTAATGGGGCATTTTTAGTTTTTTTGGACGCAGATGATTTACTTTTGCACGATGCCATCGCCTATAATATTGAATACTTGAAAAAAGAGACCAAACTGGCATTTGTTTCAGGAGCTCATCAAGTCAGTACAATAGATAATATAAAAATAAAAACAATCAATGAAAGTGTTGTATTCGATCACTTCCAAACCCTATTAAGAAAGAATTATATTGGGATGCATGCCACAGTAATGTTCAGAAGGGAGGCCTTTGATGAAGTCTTGTACGACACCACTTTAAAAGCATGTGAAGATTATGACATTTATTTAAAAATAGCGAAAAAACACCCAATCGCACACCACAATAAAGTATTGTCTGTTTATAGGAGGCATCAAGAGAACATGTCCAATAATATACCTTTTATGCTTTCAACTGTTTTGAAAGTTTTAAACCGGCAAAAGCACAATTTATCAAAAAAAGATGACCTTTTGGCTTTACAAGAAGGTAAGCAAAACTTCACAAAATATTATCACAAATTACTTTTTGATCAATATAAAAACTGCACCAATCCATTCGAGTATATATTATTTTTATTTGACACCAATTTCATTAAAATAATTTATAAAAGATTTAAAGTGAAACTCATGGGTAGATTTAAAAACTACAAATTCTTAAAAAATATAATACCCCTAAAAGGTAAACGCATATTGTTCAATTTGGGTTTTCACAAAGGGTTTCTGCCACCAATAAAAAAAGTGAAATCAGGTGATTTTGATCGATTAAGTCCATTTAGTAAAAATTTCGGCTATGATAGAGGAGGTCCAATTGATCGATATTATATAGAGAAATTTTTGGAAGAAGCTTCTGATATGATCTATGGGAGAATCCTAGAAATCGGAGACAATGATTATACCCTACGCTTTGGAAAAGAGAAGGTCAAAACTAGTGAAATTCTTCACATTAATGAATCAAACCCCAAGGCCACCATCATCGGAGACTTAAGTGACGCCCCGCAAATCGAAGACAATAGCTTTGATTGTATCTTGTTAACACAAACCCTTCATTTAGTTTACGATTATCAAGCGGTAATTAAAACATGTCATAGAATATTGAAACCGGGAGGAGCCTTATTATTGACTGTCCCGGGGATTACACCAATTGATTATGGGGAATGGGGTTACACGTGGTATTGGTCTTTTACGGGACAGGCAATGAAAAAAATGATGGCTGAGTATTTCTCAAAAAGTCATTCAAAAATAAACACTTATGGGAATGTATATGCTGCAACCGCCTTTCTTTACGGCATGGGACTACCCGAAATCAAAAAGGAAATGTTGGATTTCCATGACCCTAGAATGCAAGTAATTGTAACTGTCAAGGCTATAAAAGAAAAATAA
- a CDS encoding polysaccharide deacetylase family protein gives MKIKKWIKRQWKQFNTSPPVLVLMYHRVINLELDPWNLAVSPQNFEQHLEILKANKLVRPLSHINKLIQNKNNTHPSLFITFDDGYMDNFLNAKPILEAYDLPATFFISTKQIGTSQTFWWDELTDLILNSPVLPKDLDLNFTHSFFSFDLKNDRILTEKLRNLHKTWNATLPPPSLRAQLYVDLWGYLSNLEYHEQQQIMGQLREWAGKYSEDFEMNNISMEKSQLQSLSFNPLFQIGAHTNSHPLLPRLNKEEQKKEIYESKQFLESMSNLSIDSFAYPSGKFDQNTLEILKSQGFKTAFTTNPRLVKPTTDPLLIGRYQVNNWTGKEFKQQLSKWMS, from the coding sequence ATGAAAATAAAAAAATGGATAAAAAGGCAGTGGAAGCAATTTAACACTTCTCCTCCAGTATTGGTTTTAATGTACCATAGAGTTATTAACCTTGAGTTAGACCCGTGGAATTTAGCTGTAAGTCCTCAGAATTTTGAGCAACATTTAGAGATTTTAAAAGCCAATAAATTAGTTCGTCCTCTTTCTCACATTAATAAACTCATTCAAAACAAAAACAATACTCATCCAAGCCTATTTATCACGTTTGATGATGGGTATATGGATAATTTTTTAAATGCCAAACCAATTCTTGAAGCATATGATTTACCAGCAACATTTTTTATTTCTACCAAGCAAATAGGAACAAGCCAAACCTTCTGGTGGGATGAGCTTACAGATTTAATACTTAATAGCCCCGTATTACCCAAGGATTTGGATTTAAACTTTACACATTCTTTTTTTTCGTTTGACCTTAAAAATGATAGGATATTAACTGAGAAATTAAGGAATTTACACAAAACTTGGAATGCTACCTTACCTCCCCCAAGTTTAAGAGCTCAGTTATATGTAGACCTCTGGGGATATCTGAGTAACTTGGAATACCATGAGCAACAACAAATAATGGGACAACTAAGGGAATGGGCCGGGAAATACAGTGAAGATTTTGAAATGAATAATATTTCCATGGAAAAATCACAACTTCAATCTTTATCTTTCAATCCATTATTTCAAATAGGAGCACATACAAATAGCCATCCGTTATTACCTCGATTAAATAAGGAAGAACAGAAAAAAGAAATTTATGAAAGCAAACAATTTCTTGAATCAATGAGCAATTTATCAATTGATTCATTTGCTTACCCATCAGGAAAATTTGATCAAAACACTTTAGAAATATTGAAATCACAGGGATTTAAGACTGCTTTCACAACTAACCCAAGACTAGTCAAGCCTACAACAGACCCCTTATTAATTGGTAGGTATCAGGTAAACAATTGGACAGGTAAAGAATTTAAACAGCAATTATCAAAATGGATGTCATGA
- a CDS encoding glycosyltransferase family 2 protein — protein MKENFSYKVCHLFLENLTIPSFTVTGNQGVYLTIWWREIPLGDLELAPNTKISSNIFYQKVVDSIKVTLGFYIQNQDALQRVDWKRMILEGRGDDLRIFLEKAFLKFTHIEHPKELPISIIICTRNRAKDLKRCLDSIMGMDSLPAEVIVIDNAPHDDQTKDLVSVYNKVKYFKEARPGLSIARNRGVVESSQMIVSFTDDDVEVHKDWAYRVWEAFANNKKLYAITGLVLPKELNSPAQVLFEKSWSFNKGYVNTEYNAKYWGEYLSIGPPVWDIGAGANMAFRKDVFNTLGYFDEKLGAGASGCSEDSEMWFRILNNNYEMEYRPLAVVFHKHRYKISELKSQIFQYMKGHVVAALVQQTQNKNAGYRKYVFLKLPKYYLKKVMKIWRGKGRNFKFIRNEIMGIFAGVFFYYKKYGN, from the coding sequence ATGAAAGAGAATTTTTCTTATAAAGTTTGTCATCTTTTTCTTGAAAACTTGACCATACCAAGCTTTACTGTGACAGGAAATCAGGGAGTGTATTTAACAATTTGGTGGAGGGAGATCCCGCTTGGTGATTTGGAACTGGCTCCAAATACTAAGATTTCCTCTAATATTTTTTATCAAAAAGTAGTTGACTCCATTAAAGTTACTCTTGGGTTTTATATACAAAACCAAGATGCGCTGCAAAGGGTAGATTGGAAGAGAATGATCTTAGAGGGAAGAGGTGATGATTTAAGGATTTTTCTTGAAAAAGCATTTTTAAAATTCACCCATATTGAACATCCAAAAGAATTACCCATTTCCATAATAATCTGTACCCGCAATAGGGCTAAGGATTTAAAGCGATGCCTAGATTCAATTATGGGGATGGATAGTTTACCGGCTGAGGTTATAGTTATAGACAATGCACCTCATGATGATCAAACCAAGGATTTGGTGAGTGTCTATAATAAAGTCAAATATTTTAAGGAGGCCAGACCAGGACTGTCTATTGCTAGGAATAGGGGAGTGGTTGAAAGCTCTCAAATGATAGTTTCATTCACTGATGACGATGTTGAAGTTCATAAAGATTGGGCCTATAGGGTATGGGAAGCATTTGCCAACAATAAAAAATTATATGCCATTACAGGGCTCGTACTACCAAAGGAACTAAATTCCCCTGCACAAGTGCTTTTTGAGAAATCGTGGAGCTTTAATAAAGGATATGTAAATACTGAATATAATGCTAAGTATTGGGGAGAATATCTTTCCATAGGTCCTCCTGTTTGGGATATAGGAGCTGGTGCCAATATGGCTTTTAGGAAAGATGTGTTCAATACACTTGGGTATTTTGATGAAAAATTAGGAGCCGGAGCATCTGGATGCAGTGAAGATTCTGAAATGTGGTTTAGGATATTAAACAATAATTATGAAATGGAATACAGGCCATTGGCTGTGGTTTTTCACAAACATCGTTATAAAATTTCAGAACTAAAATCTCAGATTTTTCAATATATGAAAGGACATGTGGTTGCTGCATTAGTCCAACAAACCCAAAATAAGAATGCTGGATACAGAAAGTATGTTTTTTTAAAACTTCCAAAGTATTATTTAAAAAAAGTCATGAAAATTTGGAGAGGTAAAGGACGGAATTTTAAGTTTATCCGTAATGAAATTATGGGGATTTTTGCAGGTGTTTTCTTTTATTATAAAAAATATGGTAATTAA
- a CDS encoding ABC transporter ATP-binding protein encodes MMIAKKVKSYLNKSFSDFRFFHLYLGNKIFLALILSFTVGLMDGLGLAMFIPLLQMVDGSTDFQPNEQNIGNLKYLLETLNAVGLPLTLTTVLLMILFFFGMKGLFRFAESYFGVILMTTFIKKIRFAGVESISSVNYKYFVKVDSGKIQNTLSGEVDRVTWAYRNYMAGVQSLMAIVVYITLAFLSNPQFALLVGIGGGISNFFYTKLYRKTKQTSRKITADGHIFHGLVMQQINNFKYLRATGQASKFGEKLKKTIVTLAQGNRKIGFFNSLLIATKEPMSIFVVVGIIFIQIFYFSTNIGPIILSLLFFYRALNAIIVYQNYWNTFLNVSGSLENFQGFLHDMNSNRVDYNSGEVIETIESIELIDAKFSYGQQPLLKNINLEITKNKTIALVGPSGSGKTTLINIITGLLPIEKGSFRINGIEQSELNMNEYQSKIGYITQEPVIFNDTLFNNVTTWAEKTPENLIKFKNALKKASLLTFLEGLAEKEDAPLGNAGILISGGQKQRIAIARELYKEVDLLVLDEATSALDSETEKEIQEYFDQLRGEYTIIVIAHRLSTIKNSDIIYLLKDGQILNHGNFESLTNESSNFKKMVALQNFDN; translated from the coding sequence ATGATGATTGCTAAGAAGGTGAAGAGTTACTTGAATAAATCGTTTTCTGATTTTCGTTTTTTTCATTTGTATTTAGGGAATAAGATTTTCCTAGCCTTGATTCTCAGCTTCACTGTTGGGCTGATGGATGGCTTAGGTTTGGCTATGTTTATCCCTTTGCTTCAGATGGTTGATGGATCCACGGATTTCCAACCCAATGAACAGAACATAGGTAACCTTAAATACCTGCTGGAGACCTTGAATGCTGTTGGTTTGCCGCTAACACTGACGACTGTATTATTGATGATCCTATTTTTCTTTGGGATGAAAGGCTTGTTTCGTTTTGCGGAATCTTACTTCGGAGTCATATTGATGACCACCTTTATCAAAAAGATTCGTTTTGCAGGTGTGGAGAGCATTTCCAGCGTCAATTACAAATACTTTGTTAAGGTTGATTCAGGCAAAATCCAGAATACACTTAGCGGAGAAGTGGACCGGGTCACATGGGCTTATAGGAATTATATGGCCGGTGTGCAATCTTTAATGGCTATCGTTGTTTACATTACCCTTGCTTTTCTTTCCAACCCACAATTTGCTCTTTTGGTAGGGATTGGGGGAGGGATTTCCAATTTCTTTTATACCAAGCTGTATAGGAAAACCAAACAAACCTCTAGAAAAATAACCGCAGATGGCCATATTTTTCATGGCTTGGTAATGCAGCAGATCAATAACTTCAAATACCTTCGAGCAACTGGTCAGGCGAGTAAGTTTGGTGAAAAACTCAAAAAAACCATCGTTACACTAGCTCAAGGCAACCGTAAGATCGGTTTTTTCAACTCCCTTCTGATAGCGACCAAGGAGCCGATGTCGATATTTGTGGTGGTAGGGATCATATTTATTCAGATTTTCTATTTCAGCACCAATATAGGTCCGATAATTCTCAGCCTTCTTTTCTTTTACCGAGCCTTGAACGCTATCATTGTTTACCAGAATTACTGGAATACCTTTTTAAATGTTTCAGGTTCATTAGAGAATTTTCAGGGATTTCTTCATGACATGAACAGCAACAGGGTGGACTACAATAGTGGAGAGGTAATAGAAACGATAGAAAGTATAGAACTCATAGATGCGAAATTTTCCTATGGACAGCAACCCCTACTGAAAAACATCAATCTGGAAATAACAAAGAACAAAACGATCGCTCTAGTGGGGCCAAGTGGAAGTGGTAAAACCACCTTAATCAATATAATCACGGGCTTGCTTCCCATTGAGAAAGGATCATTTCGGATCAATGGGATAGAACAAAGTGAGCTCAATATGAATGAGTACCAATCCAAAATTGGTTACATTACCCAAGAGCCGGTCATCTTTAACGATACCTTGTTTAACAATGTGACCACTTGGGCAGAAAAGACACCTGAAAATCTCATAAAATTCAAGAACGCCTTAAAAAAAGCTTCACTATTGACATTTCTAGAAGGCTTAGCAGAGAAGGAAGATGCTCCCCTGGGGAATGCCGGTATATTAATATCCGGAGGACAAAAGCAAAGGATTGCGATTGCAAGGGAACTCTACAAGGAGGTGGATCTACTGGTGTTGGATGAAGCGACATCTGCCCTAGACTCAGAGACGGAAAAAGAAATACAAGAATATTTTGATCAATTAAGAGGAGAATATACGATTATCGTTATTGCCCATAGGCTTTCAACCATAAAAAATTCAGACATCATCTATTTGCTCAAAGATGGTCAAATCTTAAATCATGGCAATTTTGAATCGCTTACAAATGAGTCTTCAAATTTTAAAAAGATGGTAGCCTTGCAGAATTTTGACAATTAA
- a CDS encoding glycosyltransferase family 2 protein, with translation MERIPQSPPKIQPISLNIDRPLWSVMIPVYNCSEFITDALNSILIQDLGENLMQIEVIDDCSTDADVESLVKKVGGERVMYYRQQKNVGSLRNFETCINRAKGKLVHILHGDDRVKSGFYDKISNLFKIHPEAGAAFCRYHFIDENGEIKKEGKYNHNREGLLKDALFVMSAEQPTQYVATVVKREVYEKLGSFYGVVFGEDWEMWVRIAKNYPIAYTPSILADYRRHIGSISYPEKETGQNVIDLGITILNIEKQLPEDMRHIMRDQKLACKKSFIKSANLIWQQISDRKKANQLIKKAISIKTSDRNFYFLLFKFYLKVIFNIKKKNVVHSNYFSKKISPPKL, from the coding sequence ATGGAACGAATCCCCCAATCACCCCCTAAAATTCAACCAATCTCCCTCAATATTGATCGACCACTTTGGTCGGTAATGATCCCGGTTTATAACTGTTCTGAATTCATAACAGACGCATTAAACAGTATTTTGATCCAAGATTTAGGAGAAAATCTTATGCAAATTGAAGTTATTGACGATTGCAGCACAGATGCAGACGTCGAAAGCTTGGTTAAAAAAGTTGGAGGAGAGAGGGTGATGTATTACAGGCAACAAAAAAATGTTGGTAGTTTGAGGAACTTTGAAACATGTATCAATAGGGCAAAAGGAAAATTGGTTCACATTCTTCACGGAGACGATCGGGTAAAGTCAGGGTTTTATGATAAAATTTCAAATTTATTTAAAATCCACCCAGAAGCAGGGGCTGCCTTTTGTCGATACCATTTTATTGACGAAAATGGAGAAATTAAGAAAGAAGGAAAATATAACCATAATAGAGAAGGGTTATTAAAGGATGCATTATTCGTAATGTCAGCCGAACAACCTACCCAATATGTTGCAACGGTGGTTAAACGAGAGGTTTATGAAAAATTAGGAAGTTTTTATGGAGTAGTTTTCGGAGAAGATTGGGAAATGTGGGTTAGAATTGCAAAAAATTATCCTATTGCCTATACTCCTTCCATATTAGCGGACTATAGAAGACATATTGGTTCTATATCCTATCCAGAAAAAGAAACTGGACAAAATGTAATTGACCTCGGCATTACTATTTTGAATATTGAGAAACAACTTCCTGAAGACATGAGGCACATAATGAGGGATCAAAAACTAGCCTGCAAAAAATCCTTTATAAAAAGTGCTAACCTAATTTGGCAACAAATCAGTGATAGAAAAAAAGCGAATCAACTAATAAAAAAAGCCATATCAATTAAAACTAGTGACCGCAATTTCTATTTTTTACTATTCAAGTTTTACCTAAAAGTTATATTTAATATAAAGAAAAAAAATGTGGTCCATTCAAATTATTTTTCAAAGAAAATTAGTCCCCCAAAACTTTAA
- a CDS encoding glycosyltransferase family 2 protein, with protein sequence MLAKNPFPDNKKSEWHANKLLVTVITCFLNEENHLEEAIKSVLCQKYSNWELILVDDGSTDNSTLIAKVFAQNYSQIKYHEHPGHSNKGLSASRNLGISLAKGELIAFLDGDDVWLPDFLATSVRIKTNNSIPLYCEATNYWKSWDHSNSKDITIPVGANQDHLHEPPNLIFKLYPLGTGAAPCMCSILVDKNTLIKHGGFDKNFRGMYEDQIFLSKFYLNEKVYISSNCNNVYRQRQDSMVNTSHTQGTYPIHRYSFLIWLEKYQKSIPTPPVKLGQSIKRAKFHVKHPVLHQQTTYFKRCRKRIIKLLNKGGLEIFNQMLKKLK encoded by the coding sequence ATGTTAGCTAAAAATCCTTTTCCCGATAATAAAAAATCAGAATGGCATGCGAACAAATTGCTTGTAACTGTGATTACTTGTTTTTTAAACGAAGAAAATCACCTTGAAGAAGCTATTAAAAGTGTATTATGCCAAAAATACAGCAACTGGGAACTAATATTAGTTGATGATGGATCAACAGATAATAGTACATTAATAGCTAAGGTCTTTGCCCAAAATTATTCACAGATAAAATATCATGAACACCCCGGACATAGTAATAAAGGCTTAAGTGCTAGTAGAAATTTAGGAATCAGTTTAGCAAAGGGGGAATTAATTGCATTTTTAGATGGTGATGATGTATGGCTACCTGATTTTTTAGCTACAAGTGTTCGCATCAAAACAAATAATTCGATCCCCTTATATTGTGAAGCCACTAATTATTGGAAGAGTTGGGATCATTCTAACTCCAAAGACATTACCATTCCGGTAGGGGCCAATCAGGACCATTTACATGAGCCGCCAAATTTGATTTTTAAATTGTACCCATTAGGTACAGGTGCTGCCCCTTGCATGTGTAGTATATTAGTTGACAAAAATACTTTAATAAAACATGGAGGATTTGACAAAAACTTCAGAGGGATGTATGAGGATCAAATTTTTTTGTCGAAATTTTACCTTAATGAAAAGGTCTACATCTCTTCAAACTGTAACAATGTATATCGCCAAAGGCAAGACTCTATGGTCAATACCTCTCACACTCAAGGCACCTACCCTATACACAGGTATTCTTTTCTTATTTGGTTAGAAAAATACCAAAAATCAATTCCGACCCCCCCTGTAAAATTAGGCCAAAGTATTAAGCGGGCAAAATTCCATGTAAAACACCCCGTATTACATCAACAAACAACCTATTTTAAAAGGTGTAGAAAAAGGATAATAAAGCTATTAAACAAAGGCGGTTTAGAGATATTCAATCAAATGTTAAAAAAATTGAAATAG